The following are encoded together in the Amyelois transitella isolate CPQ chromosome 6, ilAmyTran1.1, whole genome shotgun sequence genome:
- the LOC106131318 gene encoding large ribosomal subunit protein bL28m: MASSRLQATARHLSKTFKRKGRFEIGIASELPQAYKKFWREWKVLKPAAVHFVPQEGKWKRDELTGETFPIQNIPIPLKYPAEVHDGIWGGEAVVKGFQKRDTRRRRVPHYWVPVLKRTVVKSEVLNTHLSVTVTDRTISLINDHYGFDHYLLKTPACDLVSMLALKLKKQILTELMNGCPRYAHDAQKQKEIYEEYKTYLTSYTPEEIEWYGLTWYEALTKVAKQKEAANKPVPLKNVYRKNLVEKLKAAGIEGSSTSADDITSTTSWLAKMNPFGKKDEA, from the exons atggCATCATCGCGACTCCAG GCTACTGCGCGTCATCTATCAAAAACTTTTAAGAGAAAAGGTAGATTTGAAATAGGTATAGCATCAGAGTTGCCTCAAGCCTATAAGAAGTTTTGGCGCGAGTGGAAAGTACTCAAACCAGCTGCTGTCCACTTTGTACCTCAAGAAGGCAAGTGGAAGCGTGATGAGCTGACTGGAGAGACATTTCCGATTCAAAACATACCAATTCCACTGAAATACCCTGCTGAAGTCCATGATGGAATATGGGGTGGTGAGGCTGTAGTCAaag GTTTTCAGAAACGTGATACTCGCCGACGCAGAGTACCACACTACTGGGTGCCAGTTCTAAAGAGAACTGTTGTAAAGTCTGAAGTGTTGAACACTCATCTGTCGGTTACCGTCACTGACCGGACCATAAGCCTTATCAATGATCATTATGGATTTGACCATTATTTGCTCAAGACACCAGCCTGCGACTTAGTGTCAATGTTGGCATTGAAGCTTAAGAAGCAAATACTAACTGAACTTATGAATGGGTGCCCAAGATATGCACATGATGCtcagaaacaaaaagaaatttatgaagaatacaaaacatatttgaCATCA taCACGCCTGAAGAAATTGAGTGGTATGGGTTAACCTGGTATGAAGCACTTACTAAAGTGGCCAAGCAAAAGGAGGCTGCCAACAAACCAGTTCCTCTAAAGAATGTGTACAGGAAGAACCTTGTGGAAAAGTTGAAAGCAGCAGGTATCGAGGGTAGCTCTACGTCTGCTGATGATATAAC AAGCACCACATCGTGGCTCGCCAAAATGAACCCATTCGGGAAAAAAGACGAAGCTTAG